Sequence from the Deltaproteobacteria bacterium genome:
TAGGAACGACTATAAAATCATCTCATCATGCCGTTTCTAATTATCAAGCTTACCGTACCCGTATCGTGGTTGAGGCAACAAAAACGAACATAAACATGCAAGAGGCGGTTCCCGTTATAGAAAATAAACTGTCCAGCGAAATAGCAGGGATATTTTAAGGATAGCTAAAATTCGCGGTTATGTAGTGGGTATTTCTTATGATAAACCGGGAAAAATAATTTGAGAGAGGAGGAGATTGTAAATTGTTTAAAGTTATCTTGTGTGATAGGGTGGCAGAAGAAGGAATAGAACTTCTAAAAGATAATCCAGAAATAAAATTAGAAATAAGAGATACTGTATCTAAGAGTGAGCTACTTAATTTTGTTGAAGATGCAGATGCAGTGATAACACGCAGTGCAACAACAATTGATAAAATTTTTTTAAGTAAAGCAGGGAGGCTTAAAATTATTGGTCGTGCAGGTGTAGGAGTAGATAATATAGATATAGAGGAAGCGTCCAGAAGAGGCATTATTGTAATGAATGTCCCTGCCGGTAATACCTTAGCTGCAGTGGAGTTGACAATGACTCACATCTTATGTGCCCTGAGGTCTCTACCTAACGCCTGTTATGAATTGAAGCACAATCATATATGGAATAGA
This genomic interval carries:
- a CDS encoding conjugal transfer protein TraT, with the translated sequence GTTIKSSHHAVSNYQAYRTRIVVEATKTNINMQEAVPVIENKLSSEIAGIF